From the Candidatus Bathyarchaeota archaeon genome, one window contains:
- a CDS encoding phosphoenolpyruvate carboxykinase (ATP) — translation MGRVENPQSIGGHQTLQEPSQTCLKTAQTDRVIPPLEQITIEGFKESFNRIIALKEKSGVQALLRNPPDLLDRAKLYGLRFKNGSWGWASNIWHRSEAGSVVVERDNELAYEHKLLMLRVLEHILAQGPLIQVDAILGKPGSKAEMRCRLYCDPQFPDIAYRWSQLCFPSDPSLTPDVELFCIPHYLGNPATPGNGELLKVLRFPHHDYTIVTCSSYQGEVKKGFLSHWIYHVYKMGGTGEHASLREFTVKRVDGGERRVVMCIWALTGAGKSTHGMYVFTGENSRVYWEKFKVNPLSYVREQVLKNDDIIAIFEDQVIGSERGSWTKTEDVDENQAALWRAAMSPRALHENTEFDSNGNPSLKGELFQYYGSPNRNARSVFYLEDTGYFNGDIASSGPLNTAVFISPGYLTDYAWVKINDPAFAAKVLADGRTVGHPAQSLESAGLVKYDSRFCLPFTMGVKPTAHVVRFYELLEKRKSQGDPIEVYQLNTIGRVGAEYRWRKTSINGETVEVAEPVFENTPNGDRKPIGGSTATIEETELFILQATRGAVEYKPHPIWGEKVLTPVKVEGIPDERLKELNPFTYRSLNEMKRLLEAQIKVSKFYLDKQCPELPHQIYESMDLT, via the coding sequence ATGGGACGCGTCGAGAACCCTCAAAGCATAGGCGGCCATCAAACCCTTCAGGAGCCGTCTCAAACCTGTTTAAAGACGGCTCAGACAGACAGGGTCATACCTCCCTTAGAGCAGATCACCATCGAAGGGTTCAAGGAATCCTTCAACAGGATCATCGCGTTAAAAGAGAAGAGCGGTGTCCAAGCCTTATTGAGAAACCCCCCCGACCTATTGGACCGAGCGAAGCTATACGGGCTAAGGTTTAAGAACGGCTCATGGGGATGGGCCTCCAACATATGGCATAGATCCGAAGCGGGAAGCGTCGTCGTAGAAAGAGACAACGAGCTAGCCTACGAGCATAAACTGCTGATGCTCCGCGTCCTAGAGCATATCTTGGCTCAGGGGCCCCTCATTCAAGTGGACGCCATACTGGGTAAACCGGGCTCGAAAGCCGAGATGCGATGCCGACTATACTGCGACCCACAGTTCCCCGACATCGCCTATCGGTGGAGCCAACTCTGCTTCCCCAGCGACCCCTCGCTGACACCCGACGTAGAGTTGTTTTGCATACCCCATTACTTGGGGAACCCGGCAACGCCTGGAAACGGAGAGCTCCTGAAGGTTCTGCGATTCCCCCACCACGACTACACGATCGTCACCTGCAGCTCCTATCAGGGCGAGGTGAAGAAGGGCTTCCTATCCCATTGGATATACCATGTATATAAGATGGGTGGAACCGGTGAGCACGCGTCCCTCAGGGAGTTCACCGTGAAGAGAGTGGACGGCGGGGAAAGGCGGGTTGTCATGTGCATATGGGCTTTAACAGGAGCCGGCAAATCCACCCATGGCATGTACGTGTTCACGGGGGAAAACTCCCGAGTATACTGGGAGAAGTTTAAGGTAAACCCGTTAAGCTATGTTCGAGAACAGGTTTTGAAAAACGACGACATCATAGCCATATTTGAGGATCAGGTGATAGGATCAGAAAGGGGCTCTTGGACCAAAACCGAGGACGTGGATGAAAACCAGGCAGCCCTTTGGCGGGCGGCCATGTCCCCTAGAGCCTTGCATGAGAATACGGAGTTTGATTCGAACGGAAACCCAAGCTTGAAAGGCGAGCTCTTCCAGTACTATGGGTCGCCGAACCGAAACGCTCGATCCGTATTCTACCTCGAGGACACTGGTTATTTCAACGGGGATATCGCTTCCAGCGGCCCCTTAAACACAGCCGTGTTCATCAGCCCAGGATACCTCACCGACTACGCGTGGGTGAAAATCAACGACCCAGCCTTCGCCGCGAAGGTTCTCGCCGATGGAAGAACCGTAGGCCACCCAGCCCAATCCCTAGAATCGGCAGGCCTCGTAAAATACGACAGCCGATTCTGCCTACCATTCACGATGGGCGTGAAGCCCACCGCCCACGTTGTCAGGTTTTACGAGCTCCTAGAGAAAAGGAAAAGCCAAGGAGACCCGATCGAAGTTTACCAGTTAAACACGATAGGAAGAGTAGGCGCCGAATATAGGTGGCGTAAAACATCGATCAACGGCGAAACAGTTGAGGTCGCTGAACCCGTCTTCGAAAATACGCCCAACGGGGACAGAAAACCCATAGGAGGTTCCACCGCCACCATAGAGGAAACGGAGCTGTTCATACTGCAGGCGACCCGAGGAGCCGTAGAGTATAAGCCGCACCCCATTTGGGGTGAAAAGGTTCTAACTCCTGTGAAAGTGGAGGGCATACCAGACGAGAGGCTGAAAGAGCTGAACCCCTTCACATATCGTAGCTTAAACGAAATGAAGCGACTCCTAGAGGCGCAAATCAAAGTCAGCAAATTTTACCTCGACAAGCAATGCCCCGAATTACCTCACCAAATATACGAGTCAATGGACTTGACCTAG
- a CDS encoding Lrp/AsnC family transcriptional regulator, with protein MLDKKELRLLLELVKDGRQKITELSSKCGLTRQSTYEKLLKFERMGFKFTIDINPKDLGLNLTAYVLVVADPHSKFRKETDAQIKNFKEISQIHYILGRFDVIAEVMVRNMEEFREVLTRIQSLPAVRKTETLMVYETPKRERMDPIINAIEKRLTEP; from the coding sequence ATGCTGGATAAAAAGGAGCTTAGACTCCTACTAGAGTTGGTGAAGGACGGCCGACAGAAAATCACCGAGCTGTCCAGCAAATGCGGGTTAACGAGACAAAGCACGTACGAGAAGCTGTTAAAGTTCGAACGAATGGGCTTCAAGTTCACCATCGACATAAACCCAAAGGACCTAGGCCTAAACCTAACAGCCTACGTACTGGTCGTCGCTGACCCGCACAGCAAGTTCAGGAAGGAAACAGACGCCCAGATAAAGAACTTCAAGGAAATCTCCCAGATCCACTACATCCTAGGAAGATTCGACGTCATCGCTGAGGTCATGGTGAGAAACATGGAAGAGTTCAGGGAAGTCCTCACAAGAATACAAAGCCTCCCAGCCGTGAGGAAAACTGAAACCCTCATGGTCTACGAAACCCCGAAAAGGGAGAGAATGGACCCAATCATCAACGCTATCGAGAAACGGCTGACGGAGCCTTAA